In a single window of the Amycolatopsis sp. cg5 genome:
- a CDS encoding GH25 family lysozyme, whose protein sequence is MTEPEAELGITLSHRETVDDWAAVRTGDFRFASVTVTENTNWSALAAERLLAGAQQAGIHTGARHYARPGAVHDQAEFFVRTASKLGAFAPGSLAPALEVEAQSVDDKFIKAWIKAVRHAARIKRVLIYADYDCWASHRLNPDRWADSEVILWLVRHNGIPGRPGWFHSRLGLHQHGFAPEVPGVRGQVAQDAVVYPFTLGDLLL, encoded by the coding sequence ATGACAGAGCCGGAAGCCGAACTGGGAATCACCCTTTCCCATCGGGAGACCGTGGACGACTGGGCCGCGGTCCGCACCGGCGATTTCAGATTCGCGTCGGTGACGGTCACCGAGAACACCAATTGGAGCGCGCTGGCCGCCGAACGGCTGCTGGCAGGCGCCCAGCAGGCTGGAATCCACACGGGAGCGCGGCATTACGCGCGCCCCGGCGCGGTGCACGACCAGGCCGAGTTCTTCGTCCGCACGGCGAGCAAGCTGGGCGCGTTCGCGCCCGGTTCGCTCGCGCCGGCGCTCGAAGTCGAAGCGCAGAGTGTGGACGACAAGTTCATCAAGGCCTGGATCAAGGCGGTCCGGCACGCCGCGCGCATCAAGCGGGTGCTGATCTACGCGGACTACGACTGCTGGGCGAGCCACCGGCTCAACCCGGACCGGTGGGCCGACAGCGAGGTCATCCTCTGGCTCGTCCGGCACAACGGCATCCCCGGCCGCCCCGGCTGGTTCCATTCGAGACTCGGCCTGCACCAGCACGGTTTCGCGCCCGAGGTGCCGGGCGTGCGCGGGCAGGTGGCGCAGGACGCCGTGGTGTATCCGTTCACATTGGGCGATTTACTGCTCTAG
- a CDS encoding aminodeoxychorismate synthase component I, whose amino-acid sequence MRLVVRALSSTVTPDSALLLLGARARELGIAPPAALSGEWFGSRAVLAPTVSLSAFDASQAFSVPDDQPAVRDSIPGAVGGGWFGYLSYDLTDPSGRSAGLPVAAWGWADHVLRLDAHGRWWFETLDPARLPLADELEALLSRPAPASRWRAATLDRPLPSDHHTAVKSCVHAIEAGELFQSNICTRFTGEFTGSPEALFAEGIRRMSPRRAAFLTGPWGSLVSLSPELFLSRQGDRVRSTPIKGTLPRRGAHDDELATRLRESTKDVAENVMITDLVRNDLGRVCAVGSVRVPELLRVRPAPGVWHLESTVEGRLDASDADLLAATFPPGSVTGAPKIRALDLIAELEHTPRGVYTGAIGLASPIAGLELNVAIRTFEITGGRIALGVGGGITADSEPGGEWQECLHKAAPLEHLLANP is encoded by the coding sequence ATGCGGTTGGTGGTGCGCGCGCTCTCGTCGACGGTGACGCCTGATTCGGCGTTGCTGCTGCTCGGCGCGCGCGCCCGCGAGCTGGGAATCGCGCCGCCCGCGGCGTTGAGCGGCGAGTGGTTCGGCTCCCGTGCCGTGCTCGCGCCGACCGTGTCCTTAAGCGCTTTCGACGCTTCGCAAGCGTTTTCGGTACCGGATGACCAACCGGCTGTGCGTGACTCGATACCCGGCGCGGTCGGCGGTGGCTGGTTCGGTTACCTGTCGTATGACCTGACCGACCCGTCCGGCCGGTCGGCCGGCTTGCCCGTGGCGGCCTGGGGCTGGGCGGATCACGTGCTGCGCCTGGACGCGCACGGCCGATGGTGGTTCGAAACGCTGGATCCCGCCCGCCTTCCGCTGGCCGACGAGCTGGAAGCACTGCTCTCCCGTCCCGCGCCCGCGTCGCGGTGGCGAGCGGCCACTTTGGACCGCCCGCTGCCGTCGGATCATCACACGGCCGTGAAGTCCTGCGTGCACGCGATCGAAGCGGGCGAGCTGTTCCAGTCGAACATCTGCACCCGGTTCACCGGCGAGTTCACCGGCTCGCCCGAGGCGTTGTTCGCCGAAGGCATCCGCCGGATGTCGCCGCGCCGCGCGGCTTTCCTGACCGGCCCATGGGGTTCGCTCGTCTCACTCTCACCGGAGCTTTTCCTTTCCCGGCAAGGAGATCGCGTCCGTTCGACACCGATCAAGGGCACACTGCCCCGCCGAGGCGCCCACGACGACGAGCTGGCCACCCGGCTTCGCGAGTCCACAAAGGACGTCGCGGAGAACGTGATGATCACCGACCTGGTGCGCAACGACCTCGGCCGGGTCTGCGCGGTCGGCAGCGTGCGCGTGCCCGAGCTGTTGCGCGTGCGGCCCGCACCCGGCGTCTGGCATCTCGAATCCACCGTCGAAGGACGTCTCGACGCCTCCGACGCCGACCTGCTCGCGGCGACCTTCCCGCCGGGCTCGGTCACCGGCGCGCCGAAGATCCGCGCGCTGGACCTGATCGCCGAACTGGAACACACCCCGCGCGGCGTCTACACGGGAGCCATCGGGCTGGCGTCGCCGATCGCGGGCCTGGAGCTGAACGTCGCGATCCGGACCTTCGAGATCACCGGCGGGCGCATCGCGCTCGGCGTCGGCGGTGGCATCACCGCCGACTCGGAGCCGGGCGGCGAATGGCAGGAATGCCTGCACAAGGCCGCCCCGCTCGAACACCTGCTGGCGAACCCGTAA
- a CDS encoding zinc-binding alcohol dehydrogenase family protein, whose amino-acid sequence MRAVQVTEFGGPEVLNPVELPDPVPGTGEILIEVDRIGVNYADTHQAENSYLAPSKLPLVPGGEVTGRTPDGKRVVALLNGAGYAERAVANAGGLFEIPEGVDDLTALSFIVQGATAWLLLRKSAHLEAGESVVVHAAAGGVGSIAVQLAKVWGAGRVIATASSEEKRKLALELGADVAIDSRSEDMTAALREANGGKRVDIVLDMTGGKTTDQSIAALAPFGRLAFYGMASRELPKEIDLRNLLGHSSTVAGMWLPHALSLPGNVYGRAMTELFELAVAGKIRAVAGGEYGLSEARKAHEALRSRGTVGKLLLDPSR is encoded by the coding sequence ATGCGTGCAGTTCAGGTGACCGAATTCGGCGGGCCCGAGGTCCTCAACCCCGTCGAGCTGCCGGATCCGGTGCCGGGGACCGGCGAGATCTTGATCGAGGTCGACCGTATCGGGGTCAACTACGCCGACACGCACCAGGCTGAGAACTCCTACCTCGCGCCGAGCAAGCTGCCGCTGGTGCCCGGCGGCGAGGTCACCGGGCGTACCCCGGACGGCAAGCGCGTCGTCGCGCTGCTGAACGGCGCGGGCTACGCCGAGCGGGCCGTCGCCAACGCAGGCGGGCTGTTCGAGATCCCCGAGGGTGTCGACGACCTGACCGCGCTGTCGTTCATCGTCCAGGGCGCGACCGCTTGGCTGCTGCTGCGCAAGAGCGCGCACCTCGAGGCGGGCGAGTCGGTCGTGGTGCACGCGGCCGCCGGTGGTGTCGGCAGCATCGCCGTGCAGCTCGCGAAGGTGTGGGGCGCTGGTCGTGTCATCGCGACGGCGTCGAGCGAGGAGAAGCGGAAGCTCGCGCTGGAGCTGGGCGCGGACGTCGCGATCGACTCGCGGTCCGAGGACATGACCGCGGCGCTGCGCGAGGCCAACGGCGGCAAGCGCGTCGACATCGTGCTCGACATGACCGGCGGCAAGACCACCGACCAGAGCATCGCGGCTCTGGCGCCGTTCGGCAGGCTCGCGTTCTACGGCATGGCCAGCCGCGAGCTGCCCAAGGAGATCGACCTGCGCAACCTGCTCGGCCACAGCTCGACGGTCGCCGGCATGTGGCTGCCGCACGCGCTCTCGCTGCCGGGCAACGTCTACGGCCGCGCGATGACCGAGCTGTTCGAGCTGGCCGTCGCGGGCAAGATCCGCGCTGTCGCGGGTGGCGAGTACGGCCTTTCGGAGGCTCGTAAGGCGCACGAGGCGCTGCGCTCGCGCGGGACCGTCGGCAAGCTCCTGCTCGACCCGAGCCGGTAG
- a CDS encoding QsdR family transcriptional regulator, with product MRAERPERPDALYAFAIARSWFLEGRRVDLRELSTELEISRATLFRWVGNRDQLLGEILWSITEDVFEARSKSATGTGAERLADAIGSFVRTVNEAKAFREFVRREPERALRILTTKASVVQSRIIAKLEELLEAEVRECGLNPPLPVPDLAYLIVRIGESFIYTDIITGEEPDAAKAQAAIEALLR from the coding sequence TTGAGAGCTGAGCGCCCCGAACGTCCGGACGCTCTGTACGCGTTCGCCATCGCGCGATCCTGGTTTTTGGAAGGCCGCCGCGTCGACCTGCGGGAACTGTCCACCGAGCTGGAGATCAGCCGCGCGACCCTGTTCCGCTGGGTCGGCAACCGCGATCAGCTGCTCGGCGAGATACTCTGGTCGATCACCGAAGACGTCTTCGAAGCCAGGTCCAAGTCCGCGACCGGCACCGGCGCCGAGCGGCTCGCCGACGCCATCGGCTCATTCGTCCGCACGGTCAACGAGGCGAAGGCGTTCCGCGAGTTCGTCCGCCGCGAGCCCGAGCGCGCGCTGCGCATCCTCACCACCAAGGCCAGCGTCGTGCAGAGCCGGATCATCGCGAAACTCGAGGAGCTGCTCGAAGCGGAGGTCCGCGAGTGCGGCCTGAACCCGCCGCTGCCGGTGCCCGACCTCGCCTACCTGATCGTCCGCATCGGCGAGTCGTTCATCTACACCGACATCATCACCGGCGAGGAGCCCGACGCCGCCAAGGCACAGGCCGCGATCGAGGCGCTGCTCCGCTAG
- the rsmI gene encoding 16S rRNA (cytidine(1402)-2'-O)-methyltransferase: MTGRLVLAATPLGDIRDASPRLVEALGTAEVIAAEDTRRLRALASALDVSPTGRIVSFYEDVETSRLPKLLESLRDGETVLLVTDAGMPSVSDPGFRLVAACVEADLPVTCLPGPSAVTTALALSGLPCDRFCFDGFAPRKPGERAKWLGELKQEPRTVVFFESPHRIASTLEDAASVLGGSRRAAVCRELTKTYEEIKRGTLGELAQWAAEGVRGEITVVLGPGEPREVSVADLVSEVSERVADGERLKTAAAEVAEAAGVSKKELYDAVLASRR, from the coding sequence ATGACCGGTCGGCTCGTACTGGCGGCGACCCCGCTGGGTGACATCCGCGACGCGTCGCCCCGGCTCGTCGAGGCACTCGGCACCGCCGAGGTGATCGCGGCCGAAGACACCAGGCGCCTGCGCGCGCTCGCGTCGGCCTTGGACGTTTCGCCTACCGGGCGGATCGTCAGTTTCTACGAGGACGTCGAAACGTCGCGGCTGCCCAAGCTGCTCGAGTCGCTGCGGGACGGCGAGACCGTGCTGCTGGTGACCGACGCCGGGATGCCGAGCGTCTCGGACCCCGGCTTCCGGCTGGTCGCGGCCTGTGTCGAGGCGGACCTGCCGGTCACCTGCCTGCCGGGTCCGTCCGCCGTGACGACGGCGCTCGCGTTGTCGGGGCTGCCGTGCGACCGCTTCTGCTTCGACGGGTTCGCGCCGCGCAAGCCGGGCGAGCGGGCCAAGTGGCTGGGCGAGCTCAAGCAGGAACCGCGCACCGTGGTCTTCTTCGAGTCGCCGCATCGGATCGCCTCGACGCTGGAGGACGCCGCGTCCGTGCTCGGCGGTTCCCGGCGCGCCGCGGTCTGCCGAGAGCTGACGAAGACCTACGAAGAGATCAAGCGCGGGACGCTCGGGGAGCTCGCGCAGTGGGCCGCGGAGGGTGTCCGCGGTGAGATCACTGTGGTGCTCGGGCCGGGTGAGCCGCGTGAGGTTTCTGTGGCGGACCTGGTGAGCGAAGTTTCCGAGCGCGTCGCCGACGGCGAGCGTCTCAAGACGGCCGCCGCCGAGGTCGCGGAAGCCGCCGGAGTGTCGAAGAAGGAGCTGTACGACGCGGTGCTCGCGTCGCGCCGCTAG
- a CDS encoding dolichyl-phosphate-mannose--protein mannosyltransferase — protein MTALLTRPDDENAVEDLRPPSDREATLLGRPMPADRLRGWIVTAVVTLIGAIVRLQDLGFPTDKGTPVFDEKHYVPQAWQALRNGGYEDNYGYELVVHPPLAKQLIAVGEWLVGYNGWGWRLSAALAGVLIVFLTVRIARRLTRSTLLGAIAGVLVICDGVLHLQARMGMLDIFIALFVLAAFGCLLRDRDQVRERLAVAVREGWADESKFGPRLGFRWWRFAAGLMIGLSFCVKWSGLYYIVAFGLLCVFFDVAARRAAGVEHPYLGTIVRDVAPALFAILVLPFLMYLGSYWAWFASETATDRNYVEMKNIDPGFWGFVPDALRSLGDYTANVLHFHANLTTPKDNPHPWESKPWTWPMGLRPMLYYYESGAAATGCGEANCVRATMLIGTPAMWWLALPMLGWSVWRSVFRSDWRYAAVLVAYLAGLLPWFINLDRQMYFFYATPMAPFLILGLTLILGQVLGSAQRGFERRGTGLLVVALYVGLVVANFAWLWPILNGDSITSGQWQAEMWLPSWR, from the coding sequence GTGACCGCCTTGCTGACGCGCCCTGACGACGAAAACGCCGTCGAGGACCTGCGGCCGCCGTCGGATCGCGAGGCCACACTCCTGGGTCGCCCGATGCCGGCCGACCGGCTGCGCGGCTGGATCGTCACCGCGGTCGTCACGCTCATCGGCGCCATCGTGCGCCTGCAGGACCTGGGTTTCCCCACCGACAAGGGCACCCCGGTCTTCGACGAGAAGCACTACGTCCCGCAGGCCTGGCAGGCACTGCGCAACGGCGGTTACGAGGACAACTACGGCTACGAACTCGTCGTCCACCCGCCGTTGGCGAAGCAGCTGATCGCGGTAGGTGAATGGCTGGTCGGCTACAACGGCTGGGGCTGGCGCCTGTCGGCCGCGCTCGCCGGCGTCCTGATCGTCTTCCTGACCGTGCGGATCGCGCGGCGCCTGACCCGCTCGACCCTGCTCGGCGCGATCGCCGGCGTGCTGGTCATCTGCGACGGCGTGCTGCACCTGCAGGCCCGCATGGGCATGCTCGACATCTTCATCGCGCTGTTCGTGCTCGCCGCGTTCGGCTGCCTGCTGCGCGACCGCGACCAAGTCCGCGAACGCCTCGCCGTCGCCGTCCGCGAAGGCTGGGCCGACGAGTCGAAGTTCGGCCCCCGCCTCGGCTTCCGCTGGTGGCGCTTCGCCGCCGGGCTGATGATCGGCCTCTCGTTCTGCGTCAAGTGGTCCGGCCTCTACTACATCGTCGCGTTCGGCCTGCTCTGCGTGTTCTTCGACGTCGCGGCCCGGCGCGCGGCGGGCGTCGAGCACCCCTACCTCGGCACGATCGTGCGGGACGTGGCGCCCGCGCTGTTCGCGATACTGGTGCTGCCGTTCCTCATGTACCTCGGCAGCTACTGGGCCTGGTTCGCCAGCGAGACCGCGACCGACCGCAACTACGTCGAGATGAAGAACATCGACCCCGGCTTCTGGGGGTTCGTGCCGGACGCCTTGCGTTCCCTCGGCGACTACACGGCGAACGTGCTGCATTTCCACGCGAACCTGACCACGCCGAAGGACAACCCGCACCCGTGGGAGTCGAAGCCGTGGACGTGGCCGATGGGCCTGCGGCCGATGCTCTACTACTACGAGTCCGGCGCGGCGGCCACCGGCTGCGGCGAGGCCAACTGCGTCCGCGCCACCATGCTGATCGGCACGCCCGCGATGTGGTGGCTCGCGCTGCCGATGCTCGGCTGGAGCGTCTGGCGCTCGGTCTTCCGCTCGGACTGGCGCTATGCGGCCGTGCTCGTGGCCTACCTCGCCGGTCTGCTGCCCTGGTTCATCAACCTCGACCGGCAGATGTACTTCTTCTACGCCACGCCGATGGCGCCGTTCCTGATACTCGGGCTCACCTTGATCCTCGGGCAGGTACTGGGCAGTGCCCAGCGCGGTTTCGAACGGCGCGGCACCGGATTGCTCGTGGTCGCGCTGTACGTCGGCCTCGTCGTCGCGAACTTCGCGTGGCTCTGGCCGATCCTCAACGGCGACTCGATCACCAGCGGCCAATGGCAGGCCGAAATGTGGCTTCCATCGTGGCGTTAA
- a CDS encoding serine/threonine-protein kinase: MGGLASSLLSLAHTLFGPGICPGDWVWATSTAGALIALFPVLGSVVIAIIRKGTGNRYDMTTLSIFGGIGLVAALVFPWLLSLGVSETYRAAFSGGKSGLSGAEMSTLDNNFCSWVGVQKEYLGGGQNVYETLFYPTGQGLSYGLYLILLLGLPAASLLFVILQARTAFRRGPKWPSRLIWIPFLAMFLFSAGVEANTAVHLWLGFLPFSVLGIIPVALVGPPPWAVINRPERPRNEPEPYRPPPPSQVAQTPPPLPPPPMKNYNPTSVAPAAEPAPLLAAAPGPIPAPPGSRNAGGGRYRRIKQLGAGGFGTVWQAHDTQLNRTVALKIAHAPDRDTEERMQREARALAAVSHPNCVRVYDLVEENDGLALVMEYLEGRPLAAIVDGHGPLDDIAAGRLWATMAGALAAAHAKGVLHRDIKPSNIILDPGGLAHLIDFGIARSKGDSKLTATGMMIGTPDFVAPETAMGAQASPASDAWQLAATISYALSGQPPRGTRETPMAALMAAARSEPMSCLPARSAHSRILIASLDADPRRRPTLSAVQREVEGWLSRVGKSADGPVTQFVPRQTR, encoded by the coding sequence GTGGGCGGTCTCGCAAGCTCGCTGCTGTCCTTGGCGCACACGCTTTTCGGGCCTGGCATCTGTCCTGGCGACTGGGTGTGGGCGACGAGTACCGCTGGGGCATTGATCGCGTTGTTCCCGGTGCTGGGGTCGGTCGTGATCGCGATCATCCGCAAGGGCACCGGCAACCGCTACGACATGACGACGCTGTCGATCTTCGGCGGCATCGGGCTGGTCGCGGCGCTCGTGTTCCCGTGGCTGCTCAGCCTCGGCGTGTCCGAGACCTACCGCGCGGCGTTCTCCGGTGGCAAGTCGGGACTCTCGGGCGCCGAAATGTCCACACTGGACAACAACTTCTGCTCGTGGGTCGGGGTGCAGAAGGAATACCTCGGCGGCGGCCAGAACGTCTACGAGACGTTGTTCTACCCGACGGGCCAGGGCCTTTCCTACGGTCTGTACCTGATCCTGCTGCTCGGCCTGCCCGCCGCGTCGCTGCTGTTCGTGATCCTGCAGGCACGCACCGCGTTCCGCCGAGGCCCGAAGTGGCCGTCGCGGCTCATCTGGATCCCGTTCCTCGCTATGTTCCTGTTCAGCGCGGGCGTCGAGGCCAACACGGCCGTGCACCTGTGGCTCGGGTTCCTGCCGTTCAGCGTGCTGGGCATCATCCCGGTCGCGCTCGTCGGCCCGCCGCCGTGGGCGGTGATCAACCGTCCGGAGCGCCCGCGCAACGAGCCGGAGCCGTACCGCCCGCCGCCGCCTTCGCAGGTCGCGCAGACCCCGCCACCACTTCCGCCGCCGCCGATGAAGAACTACAACCCGACCTCGGTCGCGCCCGCCGCCGAACCGGCGCCGTTGCTGGCGGCGGCACCGGGACCGATCCCGGCGCCGCCCGGCTCGCGCAACGCGGGCGGCGGCCGCTACCGGCGCATCAAGCAGCTCGGCGCCGGCGGTTTCGGCACCGTGTGGCAGGCGCACGACACCCAGCTCAACCGCACGGTCGCGCTGAAGATCGCGCACGCGCCGGACCGCGACACCGAAGAGCGCATGCAGCGCGAGGCCCGCGCGCTCGCCGCCGTCAGCCACCCGAACTGCGTGCGCGTGTACGACCTCGTCGAAGAGAACGACGGCCTCGCGCTGGTGATGGAGTACCTCGAAGGCCGCCCGCTGGCCGCGATCGTCGACGGCCACGGCCCGCTCGACGACATCGCCGCCGGGCGGCTCTGGGCGACCATGGCGGGCGCACTCGCCGCGGCGCACGCGAAAGGCGTGCTGCACCGCGACATCAAGCCGTCCAACATCATCCTCGACCCCGGCGGCCTGGCCCACCTGATCGACTTCGGCATCGCGCGCAGCAAGGGCGACTCGAAGCTGACCGCCACCGGCATGATGATCGGCACCCCCGACTTCGTCGCGCCCGAGACCGCGATGGGCGCCCAGGCCAGCCCGGCCTCGGACGCCTGGCAGCTCGCGGCGACGATCAGCTACGCGCTCTCCGGCCAGCCGCCGCGCGGAACCCGCGAGACACCGATGGCCGCGCTGATGGCCGCAGCCCGCTCGGAGCCGATGTCGTGCCTGCCCGCGCGCAGCGCCCACTCGCGCATCCTCATCGCGTCACTCGACGCCGACCCGCGCCGCCGCCCGACCCTGAGCGCGGTCCAGCGCGAGGTCGAAGGCTGGCTCTCGCGCGTCGGCAAGTCGGCCGACGGCCCGGTCACCCAGTTCGTGCCCCGCCAGACGCGTTAG